In Vicinamibacterales bacterium, the following proteins share a genomic window:
- the aroB gene encoding 3-dehydroquinate synthase, translating into MLLEVGSRSGRYGIHIEPGAAATLAARLAEARVPARRFIVSNTTVWRLHEPAFAGVTPEEPILLPDGERYKTLQTVGRIYDALIRARADRASTLIAVGGGVLGDTAGFAAATYLRGIPVVQVPTTLLAQVDSAIGGKVGVNHALGKNLIGAFHPPAAIVIDPLLLATLPRREFRAGLYEVIKYGVIASASLFERVAGTLPALFNRDPDALMPVVTESCRIKAAIVEQDEHETGIRRTLNLGHTAGHALEAVTRYRRFRHGEAVAYGMLVAAEIAVARGTMPAADREALAALIVKMGPLPAIADIPVEEILEAITHDKKIVAGQLHYVLPTGLGACEVVPDVTKTEIERALRTLKGTENGG; encoded by the coding sequence GTGCTTCTCGAGGTCGGCAGCCGCAGCGGGCGCTACGGCATTCACATCGAGCCCGGCGCGGCCGCCACCCTCGCCGCGCGGCTCGCCGAGGCGCGCGTGCCGGCGCGCCGGTTCATCGTCTCGAACACCACGGTCTGGCGCCTGCACGAGCCGGCGTTCGCCGGCGTGACCCCCGAGGAGCCGATCCTGCTCCCCGACGGCGAGCGGTACAAGACGCTGCAGACGGTGGGCCGGATCTACGACGCGCTGATTCGCGCCCGCGCGGATCGCGCCAGCACGCTCATCGCCGTCGGCGGCGGCGTGCTCGGCGATACCGCCGGATTCGCCGCCGCGACCTACCTCCGCGGCATACCCGTCGTGCAGGTCCCGACGACGCTGCTCGCGCAGGTGGACAGCGCCATCGGCGGGAAGGTCGGCGTCAATCACGCGCTGGGCAAGAACCTCATCGGCGCGTTCCATCCGCCGGCCGCGATCGTGATCGATCCGCTGCTGCTGGCGACGCTGCCCCGCCGCGAGTTCCGCGCCGGTCTCTACGAGGTGATCAAGTACGGCGTCATCGCCAGCGCTTCGCTCTTCGAGCGGGTCGCCGGCACGCTGCCGGCGCTGTTCAACCGGGATCCCGACGCGCTGATGCCCGTCGTCACCGAGTCCTGCCGGATCAAGGCCGCCATCGTCGAGCAGGACGAGCACGAGACCGGCATCCGCCGGACCCTGAACCTCGGACACACCGCCGGCCACGCGCTCGAGGCGGTCACCAGGTACCGGCGCTTCCGCCACGGCGAAGCGGTGGCCTACGGGATGCTCGTGGCCGCCGAGATCGCCGTCGCGCGCGGGACCATGCCCGCCGCCGACCGCGAAGCGCTCGCGGCGCTGATTGTGAAGATGGGGCCGCTGCCCGCCATCGCCGACATCCCCGTCGAGGAGATCCTCGAGGCGATCACGCACGACAAGAAGATCGTCGCCGGGCAGTTGCACTACGTGCTGCCGACCGGGCTCGGCGCCTGCGAGGTCGTCCCCGACGTGACGAAAACGGAGATCGAGCGCGCGCTGCGGACCCTGAAGGGAACGGAGAATGGAGGCTGA
- the nadB gene encoding L-aspartate oxidase codes for MRADFLIIGSGIAALRAAAALDGAGDVLVLTKAGPRAGNTGYAQGGIAAAVGRDDSPARHHADTIAAGDGLCDERAVAVLVEEGPRYVRELMDWGARFDRGPDGEPALALEAAHSERRVLHAQDATGREIGRALWERVSAIANVRIHAHARAVSLIVENGRCAGVEFVQEGGGRAAVRAPRVLLATGGAGQVFSETTNPAVATGDGVAMAYRAGAAVADLEFVQFHPTALKMPGQPRFLLSEALRGEGARLINADGDAFMTRYEPAGDLAPRDRVARGIVREAQRTGRDVYLTLQHLDPAFVHARFPLISEACRGAGLDLATDRIPVGPAAHYLMGGVVTDVDGRTTLPGLLAAGEVACTGVHGANRLASNSLLEGLVFGARAGLAMRAAAGIGSAAGLEAAGSSSLQVGDRPDAESARTLMWEHAGLFRTANGLRTALERFGAMQADEDPVITVGRLIARAALRREESRGGHFRLDFPDRDDFRWKHRIMETVG; via the coding sequence TTGCGGGCCGATTTTCTGATTATCGGCAGCGGGATCGCGGCGCTGCGCGCGGCGGCGGCGCTCGACGGCGCCGGCGATGTGCTCGTCCTCACCAAGGCGGGCCCGCGCGCCGGCAACACCGGATATGCCCAGGGCGGTATCGCGGCGGCGGTCGGCCGTGACGACAGTCCGGCCAGGCATCACGCAGACACGATTGCGGCGGGGGACGGGTTGTGCGACGAGCGCGCGGTCGCCGTGCTCGTCGAGGAAGGCCCGCGCTACGTGCGCGAGCTGATGGACTGGGGGGCGCGATTCGATCGCGGCCCCGACGGCGAGCCGGCGCTGGCGCTCGAGGCGGCGCACAGCGAGCGCCGCGTGCTCCACGCGCAGGATGCGACCGGACGCGAGATCGGCCGGGCGCTGTGGGAGCGCGTGTCCGCGATCGCGAACGTCCGCATCCACGCCCACGCGCGTGCGGTGTCCCTGATCGTCGAGAACGGGCGCTGCGCCGGCGTGGAGTTCGTGCAGGAGGGCGGGGGGCGCGCCGCGGTGCGGGCGCCGCGCGTCCTGCTCGCGACCGGCGGCGCGGGCCAGGTGTTCAGCGAGACGACCAATCCGGCCGTCGCCACCGGCGATGGCGTGGCGATGGCGTATCGCGCCGGCGCGGCGGTCGCGGACCTCGAGTTCGTGCAGTTCCACCCGACCGCGCTGAAGATGCCGGGGCAGCCGCGGTTCCTGCTCTCGGAGGCGCTGCGCGGAGAAGGAGCGCGTTTGATCAACGCGGACGGCGACGCGTTCATGACGCGGTACGAGCCGGCCGGGGATCTCGCGCCGCGCGACCGTGTCGCGCGCGGCATCGTCCGCGAGGCGCAGCGCACCGGGCGCGATGTGTACCTCACGCTGCAGCACCTCGACCCGGCGTTCGTCCACGCCCGCTTCCCGCTGATCTCGGAGGCGTGCCGCGGCGCCGGCCTCGATCTGGCGACCGACCGCATTCCCGTCGGACCAGCCGCCCATTACCTCATGGGCGGCGTGGTGACGGACGTCGACGGGCGCACGACGCTGCCGGGATTGTTGGCCGCGGGCGAGGTGGCGTGCACGGGGGTTCACGGGGCGAACCGCCTGGCGAGCAACTCGCTGCTGGAGGGCCTGGTGTTCGGCGCGCGCGCGGGGCTGGCAATGCGGGCGGCAGCCGGCATCGGCAGCGCGGCCGGACTGGAGGCCGCAGGCAGCTCCAGCCTTCAGGTGGGCGATCGGCCCGACGCGGAATCAGCCCGTACGCTGATGTGGGAGCACGCCGGCCTGTTCCGCACGGCGAACGGGCTCCGGACCGCGCTCGAACGGTTCGGCGCGATGCAGGCCGACGAGGACCCGGTCATCACCGTCGGACGGCTCATCGCGCGGGCGGCGCTCCGACGCGAGGAGAGCCGCGGCGGACACTTCCGGCTCGACTTCCCGGACCGGGACGATTTCCGGTGGAAGCACCGGATCATGGAGACTGTTGGCTGA
- the proS gene encoding proline--tRNA ligase, with protein MADQKQGEQKGGVTEITPQSENFSQWYLDVVRRAELADYTEVKGCMAIRPYGYAIWELIQQAFDQRFKETGHVNAYFPLFIPSSLLMKEKEHVEGFAPQVAWVTKGGDEVLAEPLVVRPTSEAIIGTLYAKWIKSWRDLPVLINQWANVVRWEKVTRPFLRTTEFLWQEGHTAHETAEEAQEETLKILALYKECAETELAMPVVDGQKSESEKFAGASRTYSIEALMGDGRALQAGTSHNLGQNFARAFGIQFQGRDKTLQHAWTTSWGVSTRLIGGVIMTHGDDNGLILPPRIAPYQVVIVPIPRGNWQETVLPKARELQAALRGRGVRVFLDDRDSQTPGWKFAEWELRGVPLRIEIGPKDIEKSAVMVARRDTRTKESLPMAGLADALAAKLEEIQAVLLQRARTFRDEHTTRVNGYDEFKSVMDGRPGFVIAGWCGSADCEAQIKADTQATLRNIPFAGAEVRGTCVKCGKPSPAEAWFAKAY; from the coding sequence ATGGCAGATCAGAAACAGGGAGAGCAGAAGGGCGGGGTGACCGAGATCACGCCGCAATCCGAGAACTTCTCGCAGTGGTATCTCGACGTCGTCCGCCGCGCCGAGCTGGCGGACTACACCGAGGTGAAGGGCTGCATGGCGATCCGTCCGTACGGATACGCGATCTGGGAGCTGATCCAGCAGGCCTTCGACCAGCGGTTCAAGGAAACCGGCCACGTCAACGCCTACTTCCCGCTCTTCATCCCGTCATCGCTCCTGATGAAGGAAAAGGAGCACGTCGAGGGCTTTGCGCCGCAGGTGGCGTGGGTCACCAAGGGAGGCGATGAAGTGCTCGCCGAGCCGCTCGTCGTGCGTCCGACGTCGGAAGCGATCATCGGCACGCTCTACGCGAAGTGGATCAAGTCGTGGCGCGATCTGCCGGTGCTGATCAATCAGTGGGCGAACGTCGTCCGCTGGGAGAAGGTCACGCGCCCGTTCCTGCGCACCACCGAGTTTCTCTGGCAGGAAGGGCACACCGCGCACGAGACCGCCGAGGAAGCGCAGGAAGAGACGCTGAAGATCCTGGCGCTCTACAAGGAGTGCGCCGAGACCGAGCTGGCGATGCCCGTCGTCGACGGCCAGAAGAGCGAATCGGAGAAGTTCGCCGGCGCGTCGCGGACGTACTCGATCGAGGCGCTGATGGGCGACGGCCGCGCGCTCCAGGCGGGCACCTCGCACAACCTCGGGCAGAACTTCGCCAGGGCGTTCGGTATCCAGTTCCAGGGGCGTGACAAGACGCTGCAGCACGCCTGGACGACGTCGTGGGGCGTGTCGACGCGGCTGATCGGCGGCGTCATCATGACGCACGGCGACGACAACGGCCTGATCCTGCCGCCGCGCATCGCGCCCTATCAGGTGGTGATCGTGCCGATCCCCCGCGGCAACTGGCAGGAGACGGTGCTTCCCAAGGCCAGGGAGCTGCAGGCCGCGCTGCGCGGCCGCGGCGTGCGGGTGTTTCTCGACGACCGCGACTCGCAGACGCCGGGCTGGAAGTTCGCCGAATGGGAGCTGCGCGGCGTTCCGCTGCGGATCGAAATCGGCCCCAAGGACATCGAGAAGTCCGCCGTGATGGTGGCCCGGCGCGACACGCGCACCAAGGAATCGTTGCCGATGGCAGGGCTCGCCGACGCGCTCGCCGCGAAGCTGGAGGAGATCCAGGCGGTGCTGCTGCAGCGCGCGCGCACCTTCCGCGACGAACACACCACGCGGGTGAACGGCTACGACGAGTTCAAGAGCGTGATGGACGGCCGGCCCGGCTTCGTGATTGCCGGCTGGTGCGGCAGCGCGGACTGCGAGGCGCAGATCAAGGCGGACACGCAGGCGACGCTGCGCAACATTCCGTTCGCGGGCGCAGAGGTGCGCGGCACCTGCGTGAAGTGCGGCAAGCCGTCGCCGGCGGAGGCCTGGTTCGCCAAGGCGTATTAG